Proteins found in one Synergistaceae bacterium genomic segment:
- a CDS encoding ABC transporter ATP-binding protein translates to MSVNIIIRNAKKAYGDTVIIPNLSLDIKEGELFTLLGPSGCGKTTLLRMIAGFNSIEGGDFYFNEKRINDLDPAKRNIGMVFQNYAIFPHFTVRKNIEFGLKNKKLLADEISSTAEEYMKLVQIEQFANRMPEKLSGGQQQRVALARALCIKPDVLLMDEPLSNLDAKLRVEMRTVIKRIQNSVGITCVYVTHDQEEAMAISDRIAIMNAGVIQQIGRPKAIYQRPANLFVATFIGRTNILDGKLVVEEGKAYLEVQEFKTKIQAVAKDHFYSQDVKISIRPEEFFLNREDVFEGVKGVVKDAIFLGLNTHYFVVLNSGEEVEIIQESTIEETLEKGTKISLGINTVKTNVFTADGKQNILTGVLTDHLAQSEEA, encoded by the coding sequence ATGAGCGTCAATATTATCATTCGGAATGCAAAGAAAGCGTATGGAGATACAGTCATTATCCCCAACCTCTCACTTGATATCAAAGAAGGGGAGCTTTTTACTCTTCTTGGGCCATCAGGTTGTGGAAAGACTACCTTGTTGAGAATGATTGCTGGTTTTAATTCGATTGAAGGAGGGGATTTCTACTTCAATGAGAAACGAATCAATGATCTCGATCCAGCGAAGAGAAATATTGGCATGGTGTTCCAGAATTATGCAATTTTTCCACATTTTACGGTACGTAAAAATATTGAGTTTGGGTTGAAAAATAAAAAATTGCTTGCAGATGAAATTTCAAGTACGGCAGAAGAATACATGAAATTGGTGCAGATTGAGCAGTTTGCCAACAGAATGCCCGAAAAGCTTTCTGGAGGACAGCAACAACGTGTTGCTCTTGCACGGGCCCTCTGCATCAAGCCGGATGTGCTGCTCATGGATGAGCCTCTTTCAAACCTGGATGCCAAGCTACGGGTTGAGATGCGGACAGTCATCAAGCGAATACAGAATAGCGTGGGCATCACGTGCGTGTATGTTACTCATGACCAAGAGGAAGCAATGGCGATTTCAGACCGCATTGCAATCATGAACGCGGGAGTGATTCAGCAAATAGGGAGACCAAAGGCAATATACCAACGTCCTGCGAATCTATTCGTTGCAACATTTATTGGACGTACGAATATTCTCGACGGAAAGCTTGTTGTCGAAGAAGGAAAGGCGTACTTGGAAGTGCAAGAATTCAAGACCAAGATACAAGCCGTTGCGAAGGACCATTTCTACTCCCAGGATGTAAAAATTTCTATACGACCTGAAGAATTTTTTCTAAACCGCGAAGATGTGTTCGAGGGTGTGAAAGGCGTTGTAAAGGACGCCATCTTCCTCGGCTTGAATACCCACTATTTTGTTGTGCTCAATAGTGGTGAAGAAGTGGAGATTATCCAAGAGTCTACAATTGAAGAGACGCTTGAAAAAGGAACGAAGATCTCCTTGGGAATTAACACGGTAAAGACCAATGTGTTTACCGCAGATGGGAAGCAGAATATCTTGACGGGGGTACTGACTGATCATTTGGCACAGAGCGAGGAAGCATGA